A stretch of the Thermus thermophilus genome encodes the following:
- a CDS encoding TIGR02710 family CRISPR-associated CARF protein has product MKVLILTVGTTREPLEVALSEHAPQGVVFLASQASHPVAAELVRDYGGSFRHHTLLLEDAESLMEAYQKALLALRKALEWEATAIVADLTGGTKPMAAGLVLALTGRGVVFSYVGGEARDPSTGRVLAGKERLRLLEDPTARLGLREWAGFTRAWNALNLGMALSELESLLRRDLSPSEARFYGAMKGVVEGLMEWDRFRHREAWARLSAHLPVALAVAEAWGHGAKVRVLKGLEDLLPHLKGIVEAGGRPTFLLLQDLLANAERRAALGRFDDALARLYRALELAVEADVQERLGFALKDPRTWPEGFPQSLKERILKPRGLMDLLDAAFDLDLAFGQQGTLAQRLYGEKNRLQALLQKRHGSILAHGTRPVGEEDYAALRDFLMGLDERLRPLPPWPLF; this is encoded by the coding sequence ATGAAGGTCCTCATCCTCACCGTGGGCACCACCCGGGAACCCCTGGAGGTGGCCCTTTCCGAGCACGCCCCCCAGGGGGTGGTCTTCCTGGCGAGCCAGGCCTCCCACCCGGTGGCGGCGGAGCTCGTTCGGGACTATGGCGGGTCTTTCCGGCACCACACCCTCCTTCTGGAGGACGCGGAAAGCCTCATGGAGGCCTACCAGAAGGCCCTTCTCGCCCTGAGGAAGGCCCTGGAGTGGGAGGCCACGGCCATCGTCGCCGACCTCACCGGGGGCACCAAGCCCATGGCCGCGGGGCTCGTCCTCGCCCTCACGGGGCGGGGGGTGGTCTTCAGCTACGTGGGCGGGGAGGCCCGCGACCCCAGCACGGGCCGGGTCCTGGCCGGGAAGGAGCGGCTCAGGCTCCTGGAGGACCCCACGGCCCGGCTCGGCCTTAGGGAGTGGGCGGGCTTCACCCGGGCCTGGAACGCCTTGAACCTGGGCATGGCCCTCTCTGAGCTGGAAAGCCTCCTGAGGCGGGACCTCTCCCCTTCGGAGGCCCGCTTCTACGGGGCGATGAAGGGGGTGGTGGAGGGGCTCATGGAGTGGGACCGCTTCCGGCACCGGGAGGCCTGGGCGCGGCTTTCCGCCCACCTCCCCGTGGCCCTGGCGGTGGCCGAGGCCTGGGGGCACGGGGCCAAGGTGCGGGTCCTGAAGGGGCTGGAAGACCTCCTCCCCCACCTGAAGGGCATCGTGGAGGCCGGGGGGAGGCCCACCTTCCTCCTCCTCCAGGACCTCCTGGCCAACGCCGAGCGCCGGGCGGCCCTGGGCCGCTTTGACGACGCCCTGGCGAGGCTCTACCGGGCCCTGGAGCTCGCCGTGGAGGCGGACGTCCAGGAGCGGCTGGGCTTCGCCCTGAAGGACCCCAGGACCTGGCCCGAGGGCTTCCCCCAAAGCCTTAAGGAGCGCATCCTCAAGCCCCGGGGCCTCATGGACCTCCTGGACGCGGCCTTTGACCTGGACCTGGCTTTCGGCCAGCAGGGCACCCTGGCCCAGCGCCTCTACGGGGAGAAAAACCGCCTCCAGGCCCTCCTTCAGAAGCGGCACGGAAGCATCCTGGCCCACGGCACGAGGCCCGTGGGGGAGGAGGACTACGCCGCCCTGCGGGACTTCCTCATGGGGCTGGACGAGCGCCTGCGGCCCCTTCCCCCCTGGCCCCTCTTCTGA